TTTGATGCTTTCGATTCCCTCCCGCAACTTATCAAGAACAAACGACGAATCCCGGGCCATGCGGGCCGCAAACTCATATTCGGCATCGTAAAGGCCAAGATTGGCGGGGATCAATGCAATACCCGGCCAGTACGTACCCCGCAACGCGTAATGAAGGGTCTTTGGTCCACCATGCCGAAAGAAGGGATAAAGTGTCTCCTCCTCCTCATCTACGTCGATATCGGGGTTGAGACCGAAGACGCTGGTCGTACTGGCCTGACTGTCGCAATCGATTACGCAGACACGATACCCTTTGAGAGCCAGATACTGTGCGAGATGGCACACCATAGTAGATTTACCGACACCGCCTTTGAAGTTCTGAATGGCCAGAACCATCGCCGGATCACTGGTTGCGCGGTGGGGCAGGGTGCCAAATACGCGCCGCATCTCATTGACCTGAGCCAGACTGTATCCGGTACGGCGCCCTGTTTCATCGTCCTTCTGCGGTTCGGGCAAGCGTCCATCGCCTTCCGCATCGCGAATTAGTTTGTCACTGCGCCCGACCATTTCTGCGGCTTTGCGTACATTAAATCGAAGATCTAGTGTTTTACTTGTTCCGGGTGCGAACAGTCTGTCACGTAGACGGCTGATAACAGTGGACGCGCGGGTTGAAAGTTGATCAAGCTCCGCAAGTGTAACGGGGGGAAGTACAGGCTGCTCCATGAGATCCTCATGTTATGATTATCTCCGAATCATGAACTGCGCAGCACTAATGCTCAAGTATGAATATATCCGGCTAGACCATAAATAGTGGGAAATCGAAGCTAAATTTCAGATTTACGGGAATTTGTACTTTTGAGGTGAGATAATCACCCAGATAAAGCGCTGATAGTGCCCTAACCACCCCAAATGTAAGATTAGTGTTTTTATGGGTCTGTCAGACA
Above is a window of Sulfitobacter guttiformis DNA encoding:
- a CDS encoding AAA family ATPase; translated protein: MEQPVLPPVTLAELDQLSTRASTVISRLRDRLFAPGTSKTLDLRFNVRKAAEMVGRSDKLIRDAEGDGRLPEPQKDDETGRRTGYSLAQVNEMRRVFGTLPHRATSDPAMVLAIQNFKGGVGKSTMVCHLAQYLALKGYRVCVIDCDSQASTTSVFGLNPDIDVDEEEETLYPFFRHGGPKTLHYALRGTYWPGIALIPANLGLYDAEYEFAARMARDSSFVLDKLREGIESIKDEFDVILLDPPPALGMLSLSVLRAANAIVIPAPPNNIDFGSTAHFLKMMGATLNELARAGGARDYAFIKILATKMNDSKSAHTAIKRMMDAVFPHDMLNAVLKDSAEIDNAAANLATVYELTGPSTRTETHKRCRAYLDAVNSEIELLIRKTWPSHHKSLRKEGLL